A genome region from Rhodopseudomonas boonkerdii includes the following:
- the recN gene encoding DNA repair protein RecN — protein MLARLSIRDIVLIERLDIEFARGLAVLTGETGAGKSILLDAFALALGGRGDAGLVRHGAEQGQVIAAFDLEPGHPALGLLKDNGFDDDSGEMILRRVQLADGRTRAYINDQTVSVQTLRAIGAALVEIHGQHDDRALVDAASHRRLLDAFAGLEKDVAALETLWDARKAAYTALETHRANMERAARDADYLRHSADELKKLTPKEGEETALAERRTGMMQGEKIAADLREAQEAVSGPHSPISALAAAVRRLERRAGSSPALVEPAVKAIDVAINALEEASQHLEAALIAADFDPAELERIEERLFALRAAARKFSTPVDGLAALAAKFYADVATIDAGAGQLQKLEKAAVESDAKYVAAATKLSSARIKSAEKLNKAVIAELAPLKLERAKFITQVDTDAAAPGPQGIDRVEFWVQTNPGTRPGPMMKVASGGELSRFLLALKVVLSDKGSAPTLVFDEIDTGVGGAVADAIGARLGRLAGKVQVMAVTHAPQVAARADQHLLISKAALDKGKRVATNVNTLADDHRREEIARMLAGAEITAEARAAADRLLKGAA, from the coding sequence ATGCTCGCTCGTCTGTCGATCCGTGACATCGTCCTGATCGAGCGGCTCGATATCGAATTCGCGCGCGGCCTCGCGGTGCTCACCGGCGAGACCGGCGCCGGCAAATCCATCCTGCTCGATGCCTTCGCGCTCGCCCTCGGCGGTCGCGGCGATGCCGGTTTGGTCCGTCACGGTGCAGAGCAGGGGCAGGTGATCGCTGCCTTCGATCTCGAACCCGGCCATCCCGCGCTCGGCCTGCTCAAGGACAACGGTTTCGACGACGACAGCGGCGAGATGATCCTGCGCCGCGTGCAGCTCGCCGATGGCCGTACCCGCGCCTACATCAACGATCAGACCGTCAGCGTGCAGACGCTCAGGGCCATCGGCGCGGCGCTGGTCGAAATCCACGGCCAGCATGACGACCGGGCGCTCGTGGACGCCGCCAGCCATCGCCGCCTGCTCGATGCCTTTGCCGGGCTGGAGAAGGACGTCGCTGCGCTGGAAACCCTGTGGGACGCCCGCAAGGCCGCCTATACCGCGCTGGAAACCCACCGCGCCAATATGGAGCGCGCGGCCCGCGATGCCGACTATCTCCGCCATTCCGCCGACGAGCTGAAGAAGCTCACCCCGAAGGAGGGCGAGGAAACGGCGCTTGCCGAACGTCGCACCGGCATGATGCAGGGCGAAAAGATTGCCGCTGACCTGCGCGAGGCACAGGAAGCGGTGTCCGGCCCGCATTCGCCGATCTCCGCGCTGGCTGCCGCCGTGCGCCGCCTGGAGCGTCGCGCTGGTTCGTCGCCGGCGCTGGTGGAACCTGCGGTCAAGGCCATCGACGTCGCTATCAACGCGCTTGAAGAGGCCAGCCAGCATCTCGAGGCCGCATTGATCGCGGCCGATTTCGATCCCGCCGAACTCGAGCGTATCGAGGAACGTCTGTTCGCGCTGCGCGCTGCTGCCCGCAAATTCTCGACCCCGGTGGATGGCCTCGCTGCGTTGGCTGCGAAGTTTTACGCCGATGTGGCGACGATCGATGCCGGAGCCGGACAGCTGCAGAAGCTGGAGAAAGCTGCGGTCGAATCCGATGCGAAATACGTTGCTGCGGCGACGAAACTCTCCTCCGCACGCATCAAGTCTGCCGAAAAACTCAACAAGGCTGTGATCGCCGAGTTGGCGCCGCTCAAGCTGGAGCGTGCGAAATTTATCACGCAGGTCGATACCGATGCGGCGGCGCCCGGCCCGCAAGGCATCGACCGCGTCGAATTCTGGGTGCAGACCAATCCCGGCACGCGCCCGGGGCCGATGATGAAGGTCGCTTCCGGCGGCGAACTCTCGCGGTTTCTGCTGGCGCTGAAAGTGGTGCTGTCCGACAAGGGCTCGGCGCCCACGCTGGTGTTCGACGAAATCGACACCGGGGTGGGTGGCGCGGTGGCCGATGCCATCGGCGCGCGGCTCGGCCGTCTCGCCGGCAAGGTCCAGGTGATGGCGGTAACGCATGCACCGCAGGTGGCTGCGCGCGCGGACCAGCATCTCCTGATATCCAAGGCGGCGCTCGACAAGGGCAAGCGCGTGGCAACCAATGTGAACACGCTGGCGGACGATCATCGCCGCGAGGAGATCGCGCGGATGTTGGCAGGTGCTGAGATTACCGCCGAGGCGCGGGCTGCGGCGGATCGGTTGCTCAAAGGCGCGGCGTAA
- the ligA gene encoding NAD-dependent DNA ligase LigA: MAKSPKTPPDISTLTKPKAKVELMRLSLEMETHNKLYYQDDAPTISDAAYDALRQRVEAIEAKFPDLVKSDSPTQTVGAAPSRGFAKIQHAVPMLSLGNAFSDEEVTEFVTRIQRFLKLDEIPALVAEPKIDGLSLSLRYENGELIHAATRGDGFTGEDVTANVRTIKDIPNTLKGKQIPAACELRGEVYMLKSDFLALNKKQEEAGDTVFANPRNSAAGSLRQKDVAITASRPLKFFAYAWGEMSDYPMPAPTQHAMVDWLHKAGFTVNPEITLCRSVDDALAFYRRIGEIRAKLGYDIDGVVYKVDRIDWQARLGFAGRAPRWAIAHKFAAEQAMTVLEKIDIQVGRTGALTPVARLTPITVGGVVVSNATLHNADYIAGIGNDGQPLRDGVDIREGDTVIVQRAGDVIPQVVNVVLDKRPKTAKPYVFPDKCPVCGSHAIRENDEVVTRCTGALVCPAQAVEKLKHFVSRLAFDIDGLGDKQIQEFYDEGIIMHPVDIFTLAKRDERANKKLRDREGYGEVSVRNLFAAIDDRRTIELNRLIFALGIRHIGEGNAKLLARHYGSFAAFREAMLAAAAGQSEEGNTSEAYQDLNNIGGIGEIVADAVVEFFAEKRNVKALDELVGELTEVIPVAQAKTDTPVAGKTVVFTGSLTKFTRDEAKASAERLGAKVAGSVSKKTDYVVAGEDAGSKLAKARDLGVTVLTEDEWLALIGG; the protein is encoded by the coding sequence ATGGCAAAATCTCCCAAAACTCCCCCCGACATCTCCACGCTCACCAAGCCGAAAGCCAAGGTCGAGCTGATGCGGCTGTCGCTGGAGATGGAGACGCACAACAAGCTTTACTATCAGGACGACGCGCCGACGATTTCCGACGCGGCCTATGACGCCCTGCGCCAGCGCGTCGAAGCGATCGAAGCCAAATTCCCCGATCTCGTGAAATCGGACTCGCCGACCCAGACCGTCGGCGCTGCGCCTTCGCGCGGCTTCGCAAAAATCCAGCATGCGGTGCCGATGCTGTCGCTCGGCAATGCCTTCAGCGACGAGGAAGTCACCGAATTCGTCACCCGCATCCAGCGCTTCCTCAAGCTCGACGAAATCCCGGCACTCGTCGCCGAGCCAAAGATCGACGGCCTCTCGCTGTCGCTGCGTTACGAGAATGGCGAGCTGATCCATGCCGCCACCCGCGGCGATGGTTTTACGGGAGAGGACGTCACCGCCAATGTCCGCACCATCAAGGACATCCCTAATACGCTGAAGGGCAAACAGATTCCCGCCGCCTGCGAACTGCGCGGCGAGGTCTATATGCTCAAGAGCGATTTCCTTGCGCTCAACAAGAAGCAGGAAGAAGCCGGCGACACAGTTTTCGCCAATCCGCGCAACTCGGCAGCCGGGTCGCTGCGGCAGAAGGATGTCGCTATCACCGCATCGCGGCCATTGAAATTCTTCGCCTATGCCTGGGGCGAGATGTCGGACTACCCGATGCCGGCGCCGACCCAGCATGCGATGGTCGACTGGCTCCACAAAGCCGGCTTCACCGTCAATCCCGAGATTACGCTGTGCAGGAGCGTCGATGACGCGCTCGCCTTTTATCGCCGTATCGGCGAAATCAGGGCCAAGCTCGGCTACGACATCGACGGTGTCGTCTACAAGGTCGATCGGATCGACTGGCAGGCGCGTCTCGGCTTCGCCGGCCGCGCGCCGCGCTGGGCCATCGCACATAAATTCGCGGCGGAGCAGGCGATGACCGTGCTCGAAAAGATCGACATCCAGGTCGGGCGCACCGGCGCGCTGACCCCGGTGGCGCGGCTGACCCCGATCACGGTCGGCGGCGTCGTGGTGTCGAATGCAACGCTGCATAACGCCGACTATATCGCCGGCATCGGCAATGACGGTCAGCCGCTGCGCGATGGCGTCGATATCCGCGAGGGTGACACCGTGATCGTGCAGCGCGCGGGGGATGTCATTCCGCAGGTCGTGAATGTCGTGCTCGACAAACGCCCGAAGACAGCGAAGCCCTACGTGTTTCCCGACAAGTGCCCGGTCTGCGGCAGCCATGCCATTCGCGAGAATGACGAGGTCGTGACCCGCTGCACCGGTGCGCTGGTGTGCCCGGCGCAGGCGGTGGAGAAGCTCAAGCATTTCGTCTCGCGGCTGGCCTTCGACATTGACGGCCTCGGCGACAAGCAGATTCAGGAATTCTATGACGAGGGCATCATCATGCATCCCGTCGATATCTTCACGCTGGCCAAGCGTGATGAGCGTGCCAACAAGAAGCTGCGCGATCGCGAAGGCTATGGCGAAGTCTCGGTGCGCAATCTGTTTGCAGCCATCGACGATCGCCGAACGATCGAACTCAATCGCCTGATCTTCGCGCTCGGCATCCGCCATATCGGCGAGGGCAATGCAAAGCTGTTGGCGCGGCACTATGGTTCTTTCGCCGCGTTCCGCGAGGCGATGCTGGCTGCGGCGGCGGGCCAGAGTGAAGAGGGGAATACGTCGGAAGCCTATCAGGACCTCAATAATATCGGCGGCATCGGTGAGATCGTTGCCGACGCCGTGGTCGAGTTCTTTGCCGAGAAACGTAACGTGAAAGCGCTCGATGAATTGGTTGGTGAACTCACCGAAGTTATCCCGGTCGCGCAAGCCAAGACCGACACGCCGGTCGCGGGCAAGACGGTGGTGTTCACCGGCTCGCTGACGAAGTTTACACGCGATGAAGCGAAGGCGTCGGCCGAACGTCTGGGGGCGAAGGTTGCCGGCTCCGTGTCGAAAAAAACCGATTATGTCGTCGCTGGCGAGGATGCAGGTTCAAAGCTTGCCAAGGCGCGGGATCTCGGCGTGACCGTGCTGACGGAAGACGAGTGGCTGGCGCTGATTGGGGGATAA
- a CDS encoding GIY-YIG nuclease family protein encodes MLALKKNGALYIGVTNDLVRCVHEHKTNAVKSFTSRYNVHVLMWFEIYADPLTAITREKELKKWRREWKVALIGATNVEWHDLYASIP; translated from the coding sequence ATGCTCGCCTTGAAGAAGAATGGTGCGCTGTATATCGGTGTCACCAACGACCTTGTTCGCTGCGTCCACGAACACAAGACAAATGCGGTCAAAAGTTTTACCTCGCGCTACAACGTGCATGTTCTTATGTGGTTCGAGATTTACGCCGATCCGCTGACGGCGATCACCCGCGAGAAAGAGCTGAAGAAGTGGCGGCGGGAATGGAAAGTTGCTTTGATCGGGGCAACGAATGTCGAATGGCATGATTTGTATGCGTCGATCCCGTAA
- a CDS encoding outer membrane protein assembly factor BamD, whose amino-acid sequence MSAQRIALTFRDELNRLKRPLRLAAGLIVLAVPLAGCGTGALWDKFSKKDDQFVDEPADKLYNEGLYLMNQSKDPKAAAKKFEEVDRQHPYSEWARKSLLMSAYAAYQTGDYDTCIGSATRYVTLHPGSPDAAYAQYLIAASHYDQIPDISRDQGRTEKAMAALEEVIRKYPTSEYATSAKQKLEGARDQIAGKEMDIGRYYMKKRDYTAAINRFKTVVTQYQTTRHVEEALMRLTEAYMTVGVVGEAQTAAAVLGHNFPDSRWYKDAYNIVKSGGLEPSENKGSYISRAFKRIGLG is encoded by the coding sequence ATGTCGGCACAGCGTATCGCGCTTACCTTCCGTGATGAACTCAATCGCCTCAAGCGTCCGCTGCGGCTCGCTGCCGGCCTGATCGTGCTTGCCGTGCCACTGGCCGGCTGCGGCACCGGCGCCCTGTGGGACAAGTTCTCGAAGAAAGACGATCAGTTCGTCGATGAACCCGCCGACAAGCTCTACAATGAGGGTCTGTACCTCATGAACCAGAGCAAGGATCCGAAAGCGGCTGCGAAGAAATTCGAGGAAGTCGATCGCCAGCACCCGTATTCGGAATGGGCGCGCAAGTCGCTGTTGATGTCCGCCTATGCGGCCTATCAGACCGGCGACTACGACACCTGCATCGGCTCCGCCACGCGCTACGTGACGCTGCATCCGGGAAGCCCGGACGCCGCCTACGCTCAGTACCTCATCGCCGCCTCGCATTACGACCAGATCCCGGACATCTCGCGCGATCAGGGCCGCACCGAAAAGGCGATGGCTGCGCTCGAGGAAGTCATCCGCAAATACCCGACCTCCGAATACGCCACTTCCGCCAAACAGAAGCTGGAAGGCGCCCGCGACCAGATCGCCGGCAAGGAAATGGATATCGGCCGCTATTACATGAAGAAGCGCGACTACACCGCGGCCATCAACCGCTTCAAGACAGTGGTCACGCAATATCAGACCACGCGTCACGTCGAGGAAGCGCTGATGCGCCTGACCGAGGCCTATATGACCGTCGGCGTGGTCGGCGAGGCGCAGACCGCCGCCGCGGTGCTTGGCCACAATTTTCCTGACAGCCGCTGGTACAAAGACGCCTATAATATTGTAAAGTCGGGCGGTCTCGAACCGAGCGAGAACAAGGGCTCCTATATTTCGCGGGCCTTCAAGCGAATCGGCCTCGGCTAG